Proteins from a genomic interval of Fundulus heteroclitus isolate FHET01 chromosome 21, MU-UCD_Fhet_4.1, whole genome shotgun sequence:
- the zbtb47b gene encoding zinc finger and BTB domain-containing protein 47 isoform X2, whose product MGDGTEYQWLIVEKTTDYPSAEFSLVEDVALHFTCLMDRLNEQRLFQPDLCDVDIVLVRQRSTFPAHKGVLAAYSPFFHSLFAQSKQLQRVDLSLDALTSQGLQQILNFIYTSKLLVSSTTVRDVLNAATVLQMSNIAASCRDLLSSHSLRAACREMANQEGFSGCNPAGMPPCQLYREIKQESERGRVYAREGSSPFSVRVEEVGKMAAQTKQYYQKEEGAGGGAGTGVAALCKAEGSDGEPKAADGHTSFNRDQIIVEVNLNNQTLNVSKGSDGKSSTIAEPVFGHCEENERDSEGDEDNGMENGDGHGEEGDEDLKRRDLLGRTSEEEDEEDEEEEEEEENTLNIPGLDQPAVMDRPHRGARALAITGAATIRQTLAEATLANQRQAGKRALDAEGLGQKVRLEEKQHFPCKKCPRIFNNRWYLEKHMNVTHNRMQICNNCGKRFLLESELLLHQQTDCERSIQCVTCGKAFKKLWSLHEHNKIVHGYAEKKFSCEICEKKFYTMAHVRKHMVAHTKDMPFTCETCGKSFKRSMSLKVHSLQHSGEKPFKCESCSERFQYKYQLRSHMSIHIGHKQFMCQWCGKDFNMKQYFDEHMKTHTGEKPYICEICGKSFTSRPNMKRHRRTHTGEKPYPCEVCGQRFRFSNMLKAHREKCFHVSNPMVGPNCADPLALDRPLVSPAADSSGPAQLGAPASSAVCGPQLLHGGQLSLPPLRPMGGPPAASHLPPPPPLFSAGRMNSDN is encoded by the exons ATGGGAGATGGCACTGAATACCAATGG CTCATAGTGGAGAAGACCACAGACTACCCCTCTGCTGAGTTCTCTCTGGTGGAGGATGTGGCTCTGCACTTCACCTGCTTGATGGACAGGTTGAACGAGCAGCGCCTCTTCCAGCCTGACCTCTGCGACGTGGACATCGTCTTGGTGCGCCAGCGCAGCACCTTTCCTGCCCACAAGGGAGTGCTGGCGGCCTACAGCCCCTTCTTCCACTCTCTCTTCGCCCAAAGCAAACAGCTGCAGCGTGTGGACCTGTCGCTGGACGCCCTGACTTCGCAGGGCCTCCAGCAGATCCTGAACTTCATCTACACCTCCAAGCTGCTGGTGAGCAGCACCACTGTCCGCGACGTGCTGAACGCTGCCACTGTGCTTCAGATGAGCAACATCGCGGCGTCCTGTCGCGATCTCCTCAGCAGCCACTCGCTGAGAGCCGCCTGCAGAGAGATGGCCAATCAAGAGGGGTTTAGCGGCTGCAACCCTGCCGGGATGCCTCCCTGCCAGCTGTACCGGGAGATCAAACAAGAGTCTGAGCGCGGCAGGGTCTACGCGAGAGAAGGCAGCAGCCCGTTCTCTGTCAGGGTGGAGGAGGTGGGGAAGATGGCTGCCCAGACAAAGCAGTACTACCAGAAGGAGGAGGGGGCAGGAGGCGGGGCCGGCACAGGTGTGGCCGCTCTGTGTAAGGCGGAGGGCAGCGACGGGGAGCCCAAAGCGGCGGATGGCCACACCTCCTTCAACAGGGATCAGATCATCGTTGAAGTCAACCTCAACAACCAGACCCTGAACGTCTCGAAGGGATCCGACGGCAAATCGTCCACAATCGCGGAACCTGTGTTTGGTCATTGTGAGGAAAACGAGAGAGACTCTGAGGGTGACGAGGACAACGGAATGGAGAACGGTGATGGACATGGGGAGGAGGGTGATGAAGACCTAAAGAGGAGAGACCTACTGGGCCGTACCAgcgaggaggaagatgaggaggacgaagaggaggaggaggaggaggagaacaccCTAAACATTCCTGGGCTGGACCAGCCCGCCGTAATGGATCGACCACACCGGGGCGCCAGGGCCCTTGCCATTACGGGCGCCGCCACCATACGTCAGACGCTTGCAGAGGCCACTCTGGCCAACCAGCGACAGGCTGGGAAGAGGGCCCTGGACGCGGAGGGCCTGGGCCAGAAAGTCAGGCTGGAGGAAAAGCAACACTTCCCGTGTAAGAAGTGTCCTCGCATCTTCAACAACCGCTGGTACCTGGAGAAACACATGAACGTCACCCACAACCGCATGCAGATCTGCAATAACTGCGGGAAACGCTTCCTGCTGGAGAGCGAGCTGCTGCTGCACCAACAGACTGACTGTGAGAGGAGCATCCAG TGCGTGACATGCGGAAAGGCCTTCAAGAAGCTGTGGTCGCTACACGAGCACAACAAGATAGTCCACGGCTACGCGGAGAAGAAGTTCTCGTGTGAGATCTGCGAAAAGAAGTTCTACACCATGGCTCACGTCAGGAAGCACATGGTCG cccataCGAAGGACATGCCCTTTACCTGTGAGACCTGCGGGAAGTCGTTCAAGCGCAGCATGTCGCTGAAGGTCCACTCTCTGCAGCACTCGGGAGAGAAACCCTTCAAGTGTGAG AGCTGCAGCGAGCGCTTCCAGTACAAATATCAGCTGCGCTCCCACATGAGCATCCACATCGGACACAAGCAGTTCATGTGTCAGTGGTGCGGAAAGGACTTCAACATGAAGCAATACTTTGACGAGCATATGAAGACGCACACGG GAGAGAAGCCGTACATCTGTGAAATCTGCGGCAAGAGCTTCACCAGCCGGCCCAACATGAAGCGCCACCGCCGCACCCACACCGGGGAGAAGCCGTACCCGTGCGAGGTGTGCGGCCAGCGCTTCCGCTTCTCCAACATGCTCAAGGCCCACAGGGAGAAGTGTTTCCACGTCAGCAACCCCATGGTGGGCCCTAACTGCGCCGACCCCCTCGCCCTCGACCGGCCCCTCGTCTCTCCAGCCGCAGACTCTTCCGGCCCGGCCCAGCTGGGGGCGCCGGCCTCCTCCGCCGTCTGCGGCCCCCAGCTCCTCCACGGCGGCCAGCTGTCTCTCCCCCCGCTGCGGCCCATGGGGGGGCCGCCCGCTGCCTCCCATTTACCCCCGCCGCCTCCCTTGTTCTCTGCTGGTAGGATGAACTCTGACAACTAA
- the zbtb47b gene encoding zinc finger and BTB domain-containing protein 47 isoform X1, which produces MQPSTLKHAQKLLIVEKTTDYPSAEFSLVEDVALHFTCLMDRLNEQRLFQPDLCDVDIVLVRQRSTFPAHKGVLAAYSPFFHSLFAQSKQLQRVDLSLDALTSQGLQQILNFIYTSKLLVSSTTVRDVLNAATVLQMSNIAASCRDLLSSHSLRAACREMANQEGFSGCNPAGMPPCQLYREIKQESERGRVYAREGSSPFSVRVEEVGKMAAQTKQYYQKEEGAGGGAGTGVAALCKAEGSDGEPKAADGHTSFNRDQIIVEVNLNNQTLNVSKGSDGKSSTIAEPVFGHCEENERDSEGDEDNGMENGDGHGEEGDEDLKRRDLLGRTSEEEDEEDEEEEEEEENTLNIPGLDQPAVMDRPHRGARALAITGAATIRQTLAEATLANQRQAGKRALDAEGLGQKVRLEEKQHFPCKKCPRIFNNRWYLEKHMNVTHNRMQICNNCGKRFLLESELLLHQQTDCERSIQCVTCGKAFKKLWSLHEHNKIVHGYAEKKFSCEICEKKFYTMAHVRKHMVAHTKDMPFTCETCGKSFKRSMSLKVHSLQHSGEKPFKCESCSERFQYKYQLRSHMSIHIGHKQFMCQWCGKDFNMKQYFDEHMKTHTGEKPYICEICGKSFTSRPNMKRHRRTHTGEKPYPCEVCGQRFRFSNMLKAHREKCFHVSNPMVGPNCADPLALDRPLVSPAADSSGPAQLGAPASSAVCGPQLLHGGQLSLPPLRPMGGPPAASHLPPPPPLFSAGRMNSDN; this is translated from the exons ATGCAGCCCAGCACTTTGAAGCATGCACAGAAACTG CTCATAGTGGAGAAGACCACAGACTACCCCTCTGCTGAGTTCTCTCTGGTGGAGGATGTGGCTCTGCACTTCACCTGCTTGATGGACAGGTTGAACGAGCAGCGCCTCTTCCAGCCTGACCTCTGCGACGTGGACATCGTCTTGGTGCGCCAGCGCAGCACCTTTCCTGCCCACAAGGGAGTGCTGGCGGCCTACAGCCCCTTCTTCCACTCTCTCTTCGCCCAAAGCAAACAGCTGCAGCGTGTGGACCTGTCGCTGGACGCCCTGACTTCGCAGGGCCTCCAGCAGATCCTGAACTTCATCTACACCTCCAAGCTGCTGGTGAGCAGCACCACTGTCCGCGACGTGCTGAACGCTGCCACTGTGCTTCAGATGAGCAACATCGCGGCGTCCTGTCGCGATCTCCTCAGCAGCCACTCGCTGAGAGCCGCCTGCAGAGAGATGGCCAATCAAGAGGGGTTTAGCGGCTGCAACCCTGCCGGGATGCCTCCCTGCCAGCTGTACCGGGAGATCAAACAAGAGTCTGAGCGCGGCAGGGTCTACGCGAGAGAAGGCAGCAGCCCGTTCTCTGTCAGGGTGGAGGAGGTGGGGAAGATGGCTGCCCAGACAAAGCAGTACTACCAGAAGGAGGAGGGGGCAGGAGGCGGGGCCGGCACAGGTGTGGCCGCTCTGTGTAAGGCGGAGGGCAGCGACGGGGAGCCCAAAGCGGCGGATGGCCACACCTCCTTCAACAGGGATCAGATCATCGTTGAAGTCAACCTCAACAACCAGACCCTGAACGTCTCGAAGGGATCCGACGGCAAATCGTCCACAATCGCGGAACCTGTGTTTGGTCATTGTGAGGAAAACGAGAGAGACTCTGAGGGTGACGAGGACAACGGAATGGAGAACGGTGATGGACATGGGGAGGAGGGTGATGAAGACCTAAAGAGGAGAGACCTACTGGGCCGTACCAgcgaggaggaagatgaggaggacgaagaggaggaggaggaggaggagaacaccCTAAACATTCCTGGGCTGGACCAGCCCGCCGTAATGGATCGACCACACCGGGGCGCCAGGGCCCTTGCCATTACGGGCGCCGCCACCATACGTCAGACGCTTGCAGAGGCCACTCTGGCCAACCAGCGACAGGCTGGGAAGAGGGCCCTGGACGCGGAGGGCCTGGGCCAGAAAGTCAGGCTGGAGGAAAAGCAACACTTCCCGTGTAAGAAGTGTCCTCGCATCTTCAACAACCGCTGGTACCTGGAGAAACACATGAACGTCACCCACAACCGCATGCAGATCTGCAATAACTGCGGGAAACGCTTCCTGCTGGAGAGCGAGCTGCTGCTGCACCAACAGACTGACTGTGAGAGGAGCATCCAG TGCGTGACATGCGGAAAGGCCTTCAAGAAGCTGTGGTCGCTACACGAGCACAACAAGATAGTCCACGGCTACGCGGAGAAGAAGTTCTCGTGTGAGATCTGCGAAAAGAAGTTCTACACCATGGCTCACGTCAGGAAGCACATGGTCG cccataCGAAGGACATGCCCTTTACCTGTGAGACCTGCGGGAAGTCGTTCAAGCGCAGCATGTCGCTGAAGGTCCACTCTCTGCAGCACTCGGGAGAGAAACCCTTCAAGTGTGAG AGCTGCAGCGAGCGCTTCCAGTACAAATATCAGCTGCGCTCCCACATGAGCATCCACATCGGACACAAGCAGTTCATGTGTCAGTGGTGCGGAAAGGACTTCAACATGAAGCAATACTTTGACGAGCATATGAAGACGCACACGG GAGAGAAGCCGTACATCTGTGAAATCTGCGGCAAGAGCTTCACCAGCCGGCCCAACATGAAGCGCCACCGCCGCACCCACACCGGGGAGAAGCCGTACCCGTGCGAGGTGTGCGGCCAGCGCTTCCGCTTCTCCAACATGCTCAAGGCCCACAGGGAGAAGTGTTTCCACGTCAGCAACCCCATGGTGGGCCCTAACTGCGCCGACCCCCTCGCCCTCGACCGGCCCCTCGTCTCTCCAGCCGCAGACTCTTCCGGCCCGGCCCAGCTGGGGGCGCCGGCCTCCTCCGCCGTCTGCGGCCCCCAGCTCCTCCACGGCGGCCAGCTGTCTCTCCCCCCGCTGCGGCCCATGGGGGGGCCGCCCGCTGCCTCCCATTTACCCCCGCCGCCTCCCTTGTTCTCTGCTGGTAGGATGAACTCTGACAACTAA
- the zbtb47b gene encoding zinc finger and BTB domain-containing protein 47 isoform X3, whose protein sequence is MLIVEKTTDYPSAEFSLVEDVALHFTCLMDRLNEQRLFQPDLCDVDIVLVRQRSTFPAHKGVLAAYSPFFHSLFAQSKQLQRVDLSLDALTSQGLQQILNFIYTSKLLVSSTTVRDVLNAATVLQMSNIAASCRDLLSSHSLRAACREMANQEGFSGCNPAGMPPCQLYREIKQESERGRVYAREGSSPFSVRVEEVGKMAAQTKQYYQKEEGAGGGAGTGVAALCKAEGSDGEPKAADGHTSFNRDQIIVEVNLNNQTLNVSKGSDGKSSTIAEPVFGHCEENERDSEGDEDNGMENGDGHGEEGDEDLKRRDLLGRTSEEEDEEDEEEEEEEENTLNIPGLDQPAVMDRPHRGARALAITGAATIRQTLAEATLANQRQAGKRALDAEGLGQKVRLEEKQHFPCKKCPRIFNNRWYLEKHMNVTHNRMQICNNCGKRFLLESELLLHQQTDCERSIQCVTCGKAFKKLWSLHEHNKIVHGYAEKKFSCEICEKKFYTMAHVRKHMVAHTKDMPFTCETCGKSFKRSMSLKVHSLQHSGEKPFKCESCSERFQYKYQLRSHMSIHIGHKQFMCQWCGKDFNMKQYFDEHMKTHTGEKPYICEICGKSFTSRPNMKRHRRTHTGEKPYPCEVCGQRFRFSNMLKAHREKCFHVSNPMVGPNCADPLALDRPLVSPAADSSGPAQLGAPASSAVCGPQLLHGGQLSLPPLRPMGGPPAASHLPPPPPLFSAGRMNSDN, encoded by the exons ATG CTCATAGTGGAGAAGACCACAGACTACCCCTCTGCTGAGTTCTCTCTGGTGGAGGATGTGGCTCTGCACTTCACCTGCTTGATGGACAGGTTGAACGAGCAGCGCCTCTTCCAGCCTGACCTCTGCGACGTGGACATCGTCTTGGTGCGCCAGCGCAGCACCTTTCCTGCCCACAAGGGAGTGCTGGCGGCCTACAGCCCCTTCTTCCACTCTCTCTTCGCCCAAAGCAAACAGCTGCAGCGTGTGGACCTGTCGCTGGACGCCCTGACTTCGCAGGGCCTCCAGCAGATCCTGAACTTCATCTACACCTCCAAGCTGCTGGTGAGCAGCACCACTGTCCGCGACGTGCTGAACGCTGCCACTGTGCTTCAGATGAGCAACATCGCGGCGTCCTGTCGCGATCTCCTCAGCAGCCACTCGCTGAGAGCCGCCTGCAGAGAGATGGCCAATCAAGAGGGGTTTAGCGGCTGCAACCCTGCCGGGATGCCTCCCTGCCAGCTGTACCGGGAGATCAAACAAGAGTCTGAGCGCGGCAGGGTCTACGCGAGAGAAGGCAGCAGCCCGTTCTCTGTCAGGGTGGAGGAGGTGGGGAAGATGGCTGCCCAGACAAAGCAGTACTACCAGAAGGAGGAGGGGGCAGGAGGCGGGGCCGGCACAGGTGTGGCCGCTCTGTGTAAGGCGGAGGGCAGCGACGGGGAGCCCAAAGCGGCGGATGGCCACACCTCCTTCAACAGGGATCAGATCATCGTTGAAGTCAACCTCAACAACCAGACCCTGAACGTCTCGAAGGGATCCGACGGCAAATCGTCCACAATCGCGGAACCTGTGTTTGGTCATTGTGAGGAAAACGAGAGAGACTCTGAGGGTGACGAGGACAACGGAATGGAGAACGGTGATGGACATGGGGAGGAGGGTGATGAAGACCTAAAGAGGAGAGACCTACTGGGCCGTACCAgcgaggaggaagatgaggaggacgaagaggaggaggaggaggaggagaacaccCTAAACATTCCTGGGCTGGACCAGCCCGCCGTAATGGATCGACCACACCGGGGCGCCAGGGCCCTTGCCATTACGGGCGCCGCCACCATACGTCAGACGCTTGCAGAGGCCACTCTGGCCAACCAGCGACAGGCTGGGAAGAGGGCCCTGGACGCGGAGGGCCTGGGCCAGAAAGTCAGGCTGGAGGAAAAGCAACACTTCCCGTGTAAGAAGTGTCCTCGCATCTTCAACAACCGCTGGTACCTGGAGAAACACATGAACGTCACCCACAACCGCATGCAGATCTGCAATAACTGCGGGAAACGCTTCCTGCTGGAGAGCGAGCTGCTGCTGCACCAACAGACTGACTGTGAGAGGAGCATCCAG TGCGTGACATGCGGAAAGGCCTTCAAGAAGCTGTGGTCGCTACACGAGCACAACAAGATAGTCCACGGCTACGCGGAGAAGAAGTTCTCGTGTGAGATCTGCGAAAAGAAGTTCTACACCATGGCTCACGTCAGGAAGCACATGGTCG cccataCGAAGGACATGCCCTTTACCTGTGAGACCTGCGGGAAGTCGTTCAAGCGCAGCATGTCGCTGAAGGTCCACTCTCTGCAGCACTCGGGAGAGAAACCCTTCAAGTGTGAG AGCTGCAGCGAGCGCTTCCAGTACAAATATCAGCTGCGCTCCCACATGAGCATCCACATCGGACACAAGCAGTTCATGTGTCAGTGGTGCGGAAAGGACTTCAACATGAAGCAATACTTTGACGAGCATATGAAGACGCACACGG GAGAGAAGCCGTACATCTGTGAAATCTGCGGCAAGAGCTTCACCAGCCGGCCCAACATGAAGCGCCACCGCCGCACCCACACCGGGGAGAAGCCGTACCCGTGCGAGGTGTGCGGCCAGCGCTTCCGCTTCTCCAACATGCTCAAGGCCCACAGGGAGAAGTGTTTCCACGTCAGCAACCCCATGGTGGGCCCTAACTGCGCCGACCCCCTCGCCCTCGACCGGCCCCTCGTCTCTCCAGCCGCAGACTCTTCCGGCCCGGCCCAGCTGGGGGCGCCGGCCTCCTCCGCCGTCTGCGGCCCCCAGCTCCTCCACGGCGGCCAGCTGTCTCTCCCCCCGCTGCGGCCCATGGGGGGGCCGCCCGCTGCCTCCCATTTACCCCCGCCGCCTCCCTTGTTCTCTGCTGGTAGGATGAACTCTGACAACTAA